From Spirochaetota bacterium, one genomic window encodes:
- a CDS encoding acyl-CoA dehydrogenase, translating into MMRNPLVDGRDVQFVLFELLKIDDLKKYPKFADQDKDMYEATIDLALKMAVEEVYSVNKEADKTGVKYDPETKKVMIPEGYKNALRKYNEAGFVGMIEDPEIGGMGMPGAVAMSCSEIFTSASLSFTTYPGLSHGAAALIKNFGTEEQKKMYLEKMLTGQWGGTMCLTEPEAGSDVGNLKTKAIPQPDGTYLIQGQKIFITSGDNDFYENIIHPVLARIEGDPPGTKGISIFIVPKYRVKPDGSLGEFNDVICSGIEHKMGIHGSATCTLNFGDNGKCVGWLLGQPRQGMKIMFHMMNEARLDVALQGLSLSSTAYMHAVTYARNRIQGVHVTQMLNPEAPKVAIIEHPDVKRMLLWMKGYVEGMRMLNYYLAHNATLIEVLDGDAKKEAQGMVEILIPIAKAGCTDTAVLVTSEAIQVYGGYGYTSDYPVEQYMRDAKITQIYEGTNGIQSMDLTMRKILMNPEQYNYNVMKKRMAQTIAKAKGIVEDKYIELVEKGIQRLDEVITMLKDQMAAGKFLHIFAACTPLQQAMFMLTLAWLHLWSLTLTIPKMKELVGDKKGEERDKFLADNEEAAYYSGRVLSSQFYLGAEFPKFFGRIDALLFNETAVIKASKDIFTGALLE; encoded by the coding sequence ATGATGCGCAATCCACTTGTAGACGGGCGTGATGTCCAGTTTGTCTTGTTTGAACTATTAAAAATCGATGATTTAAAAAAGTACCCAAAGTTTGCTGATCAGGACAAGGATATGTATGAAGCCACCATTGACTTGGCATTAAAAATGGCGGTTGAAGAAGTGTATTCAGTAAACAAGGAGGCTGACAAAACTGGTGTCAAATACGACCCTGAAACCAAAAAGGTAATGATTCCGGAAGGATACAAAAACGCTCTAAGAAAATATAATGAAGCTGGATTTGTTGGCATGATTGAAGATCCAGAAATTGGTGGAATGGGTATGCCTGGTGCAGTTGCAATGTCATGCAGTGAAATTTTTACCTCAGCCAGTTTATCATTCACAACCTATCCTGGCCTGTCACATGGTGCAGCAGCACTCATCAAGAATTTTGGCACTGAAGAACAGAAAAAAATGTATCTGGAAAAAATGCTTACCGGGCAATGGGGTGGTACCATGTGCCTTACCGAACCTGAAGCTGGCTCTGATGTGGGTAACCTGAAAACAAAGGCTATTCCTCAGCCTGATGGTACGTACCTCATTCAGGGACAAAAAATTTTTATAACCTCAGGCGATAACGATTTTTATGAAAATATTATTCATCCGGTTCTTGCCCGCATTGAAGGCGATCCACCCGGAACAAAAGGCATTTCCATATTTATAGTACCAAAGTACAGAGTGAAACCTGACGGCAGTTTAGGTGAGTTTAATGATGTCATATGTTCTGGTATTGAGCACAAGATGGGTATCCATGGTTCTGCTACCTGTACATTGAACTTTGGTGATAATGGCAAATGTGTTGGGTGGTTGTTAGGGCAACCTCGACAGGGAATGAAGATCATGTTCCACATGATGAATGAAGCTAGACTTGATGTTGCCTTGCAGGGGCTTTCGTTGTCATCTACCGCCTACATGCATGCAGTCACATATGCACGCAACCGCATACAGGGCGTTCACGTAACCCAGATGCTCAATCCTGAAGCACCAAAAGTAGCTATTATTGAACATCCTGATGTTAAACGCATGCTTTTGTGGATGAAAGGCTATGTGGAAGGCATGCGTATGCTCAACTACTATCTGGCACATAATGCAACGCTGATTGAAGTACTTGACGGCGATGCAAAGAAAGAAGCCCAGGGTATGGTGGAGATACTTATCCCTATTGCAAAAGCTGGCTGTACCGATACTGCTGTGCTGGTTACCTCAGAAGCTATTCAGGTCTATGGTGGTTATGGATACACTTCCGATTACCCCGTTGAGCAGTACATGCGTGATGCCAAGATAACTCAGATTTATGAGGGCACCAACGGCATTCAGTCCATGGACTTAACCATGCGCAAAATCCTCATGAATCCCGAGCAATACAACTACAATGTCATGAAAAAACGCATGGCCCAAACTATTGCCAAAGCCAAAGGTATAGTTGAAGATAAATACATTGAGTTAGTTGAAAAGGGAATCCAGAGGTTAGATGAAGTCATCACCATGTTGAAAGATCAGATGGCAGCAGGTAAATTTTTACACATCTTTGCCGCCTGTACACCATTGCAGCAGGCCATGTTCATGCTGACGCTGGCATGGCTGCATCTGTGGTCACTGACATTGACCATACCAAAGATGAAAGAGCTAGTAGGCGACAAAAAAGGCGAAGAGCGTGACAAATTCCTTGCTGACAATGAAGAAGCAGCATACTATTCCGGACGTGTTTTATCATCACAGTTTTATCTGGGTGCTGAATTTCCAAAATTCTTTGGCCGGATTGATGCGCTGCTGTTTAATGAAACTGCGGTTATTAAGGCAAGTAAAGACATCTTTACCGGTGCGCTGTTAGAGTAG
- a CDS encoding acyl-CoA dehydrogenase, which translates to MVSVSMRNQLADQRDVHFVLFELLKLDELKKIPRFADHDKDIYEATIDLAFRMAVEEVYPVNREADKIGVKYNPEAKKVIIPDLLKAPLKKYNEAGFVGIMEEAEIGGMGMPFTIAIACNEIFTAASLAFTSYPSLAHGAAALIKNFGTEEQKKMYLEKMLTGQWGGTMCLTEPEAGSDVGNLKTKAIPQPDGTYLIQGQKIFITSGDNDFYENIIHPVLARIEGDPPGTKGISIFIVPKYRVKPDGSLGEFNDVICSGIEHKMGIHGSATCTLNFGDNGKCVGWLLGQPRQGMKIMFHMMNEARLDVALQGLSLSSTAYMHAVTYARNRIQGVHVTQMLNPEAPKVAIIEHPDVKRMLLWMKGYVEGMRMLNYYLAHNATLIEVLDGDAKKEAQGMVEILIPIAKAGCTDTAVLVTSEAIQVYGGYGYTSDYPVEQYMRDAKITQIYEGTNGIQSMDLTMRKILMNPEQYNYNVMKKRMAQTIAKAKGIVEDKYIELVEKGIQRLDEVITMLKDQMAAGKFLHIFAACTPLQQAMFMLTLAWLHLWSLTLTIPKMKELVGDKKGEERDKFLADNEEAAYYSGRVLSSQFYLGAEFPKFFGRIDALLFNETAVIKASKDIFTGALLE; encoded by the coding sequence ATGGTATCGGTATCAATGCGTAATCAACTGGCAGATCAAAGGGATGTTCATTTTGTACTTTTTGAACTACTCAAACTGGATGAATTAAAAAAAATTCCACGTTTTGCTGATCATGATAAGGATATATATGAGGCAACGATCGATCTGGCATTCAGAATGGCAGTAGAAGAAGTATATCCTGTTAATAGGGAAGCAGACAAAATTGGCGTTAAATACAACCCTGAGGCTAAAAAAGTAATCATTCCTGATTTACTCAAAGCCCCATTGAAAAAATATAATGAAGCTGGATTTGTTGGAATAATGGAAGAGGCTGAAATTGGTGGAATGGGTATGCCATTTACCATAGCAATAGCGTGTAATGAGATTTTCACCGCAGCAAGCCTTGCATTCACATCATATCCTTCCCTTGCTCATGGTGCAGCAGCACTCATCAAGAATTTTGGCACTGAAGAACAGAAAAAAATGTATCTGGAAAAAATGCTTACCGGGCAATGGGGTGGTACCATGTGCCTTACCGAACCTGAAGCTGGCTCTGATGTGGGTAACCTGAAAACAAAGGCTATTCCTCAGCCTGATGGTACGTACCTCATTCAGGGACAAAAAATTTTTATAACCTCAGGCGATAACGATTTTTATGAAAATATTATTCATCCGGTTCTTGCCCGCATTGAAGGCGATCCACCCGGAACAAAAGGCATTTCCATATTTATAGTACCAAAGTACAGAGTGAAACCTGACGGCAGTTTAGGTGAGTTTAATGATGTCATATGTTCTGGTATTGAGCACAAGATGGGTATCCATGGTTCTGCTACCTGTACATTGAACTTTGGTGATAATGGCAAATGTGTTGGGTGGTTGTTAGGGCAACCTCGACAGGGAATGAAGATCATGTTCCACATGATGAATGAAGCTAGACTTGATGTTGCCTTGCAGGGGCTTTCGTTGTCATCTACCGCCTACATGCATGCAGTCACATATGCACGCAACCGCATACAGGGCGTTCACGTAACCCAGATGCTCAATCCTGAAGCACCAAAAGTAGCTATTATTGAACATCCTGATGTTAAACGCATGCTTTTGTGGATGAAAGGCTATGTGGAAGGCATGCGTATGCTCAACTACTATCTGGCACATAATGCAACGCTGATTGAAGTACTTGACGGCGATGCAAAGAAAGAAGCCCAGGGTATGGTGGAGATACTTATCCCTATTGCAAAAGCTGGCTGTACCGATACTGCTGTGCTGGTTACCTCAGAAGCTATTCAGGTCTATGGTGGTTATGGATACACTTCCGATTACCCCGTTGAGCAGTACATGCGTGATGCCAAGATAACTCAGATTTATGAGGGCACCAACGGCATTCAGTCCATGGACTTAACCATGCGCAAAATCCTCATGAATCCCGAGCAATACAACTACAATGTCATGAAAAAACGCATGGCCCAAACTATTGCCAAAGCCAAAGGTATAGTTGAAGATAAATACATTGAGTTAGTTGAAAAGGGAATCCAGAGGTTAGATGAAGTCATCACCATGTTGAAAGATCAGATGGCAGCAGGTAAATTTTTACACATCTTTGCCGCCTGTACACCATTGCAGCAGGCCATGTTCATGCTGACGCTGGCATGGCTGCATCTGTGGTCACTGACATTGACCATACCAAAGATGAAAGAGCTAGTAGGCGACAAAAAAGGCGAAGAGCGTGACAAATTCCTTGCTGACAATGAAGAAGCAGCATACTATTCCGGACGTGTTTTATCATCACAGTTTTATCTGGGTGCTGAATTTCCAAAATTCTTTGGCCGGATTGATGCGCTGCTGTTTAATGAAACTGCGGTTATTAAGGCAAGTAAAGACATCTTTACCGGTGCGCTGTTAGAGTAG